The following coding sequences are from one Leptospira mayottensis 200901116 window:
- the rfbC gene encoding dTDP-4-dehydrorhamnose 3,5-epimerase has translation MQFKRFSIEGPVLIEPKVFGDERGFFFETFKASLFESENIPTHFSQDNHSRSSQGVLRGMHLQVPPYEQGKLVRVVRGKVIDVVVDVRVGSPSYGKWFSVELSEENKNIFWVPPGFAHGFLTLEDKTDFLYKVTKEYNPQNEVGIRWDDPALGIPWKTWLSDSEFIVSQRDQETPFLIDFKSPFVY, from the coding sequence ATGCAATTTAAAAGATTTTCCATAGAAGGTCCTGTTCTAATCGAACCCAAAGTTTTTGGAGATGAACGAGGTTTTTTCTTTGAGACTTTTAAGGCATCACTATTCGAAAGTGAGAATATACCGACTCACTTCTCTCAAGATAACCATTCTAGATCCTCTCAAGGAGTATTGAGGGGGATGCATCTACAAGTTCCTCCTTACGAACAAGGAAAGTTAGTCCGAGTAGTGAGAGGTAAGGTGATAGACGTGGTGGTGGACGTTCGGGTGGGTTCTCCTAGTTATGGAAAATGGTTTTCCGTTGAACTATCGGAGGAAAATAAAAACATATTTTGGGTTCCTCCCGGATTCGCTCACGGATTTTTAACTTTAGAAGATAAAACGGATTTTTTATATAAGGTGACGAAGGAATATAACCCTCAAAACGAGGTTGGAATTCGCTGGGATGATCCTGCGTTAGGCATTCCTTGGAAAACCTGGTTGTCTGATTCTGAATTTATAGTGTCTCAAAGGGATCAAGAAACCCCTTTTCTCATCGATTTCAAAAGTCCATTCGTATATTAA
- a CDS encoding glycosyltransferase family 2 protein gives MKTFVRKILYWLRQYQYYFFLYSWNKNTHKSEYSYQPLISILVPVYNTRKRYLEEMVRSVEMQTYKNWELILLDDASPDESPGNYLKERCKTDSRIRYFRSDKNEGISLATRKAFECAGGEYVAFLDHDDRLSKNALSIVLEALQEEKNRPEFLYSDEIFQSKIPGVFSLSTKPEFSPEKLISYNYICHFVIVSKNLIYRMGGIREGYDGSQDHEFALRACRYTDRIRRLPYFLYVWRLHGESFSRQKAKICEESSKRAILEYYKDRREEVEKIVPGYYPFTYHPIRRLKSNKLISVVVLDIEAILGNGFQDIYEMIRLTPSDFHLEIFLSVGKNQTKFEIPRSVLKEFQGRVRFKIFEFSSSDLYAKNINSIVSDAQGSYVLFWNPCFKPKNENWLYELLQHAQSSGIGAVCPVIFNQKNELIYSSLLLGKGGFIGIAGNGVTVAGAKIWSGEFVEKNVSAISRNVFLVSRKNWDLLNGLDESFQSDYWDVDFSLRLLEENFRIVSNPFSSFVSSYTLKRSFQEYDSKYKIGRSDRKLLIRKWGGLLESDRFYSPHSDLLGSDMYPRNFFHSLQYKIYRRKWSLN, from the coding sequence ATGAAGACCTTTGTAAGGAAGATCCTCTATTGGCTGAGGCAGTATCAATATTATTTTTTTCTCTATTCGTGGAATAAGAATACTCATAAATCAGAATATTCTTATCAACCTTTGATTAGCATACTTGTGCCCGTTTATAACACGAGAAAAAGATATCTAGAGGAAATGGTTCGCTCCGTTGAGATGCAAACTTACAAAAACTGGGAATTAATTCTTCTTGATGATGCTTCTCCGGATGAAAGCCCCGGAAATTATCTGAAAGAACGATGTAAAACAGATTCTCGAATTCGATATTTTCGTTCGGATAAAAATGAAGGAATCAGTTTAGCGACTCGGAAAGCGTTCGAATGCGCCGGGGGTGAATATGTGGCATTTTTAGATCACGATGATCGTTTGTCAAAAAACGCGTTATCAATCGTATTGGAAGCTCTCCAAGAGGAAAAAAACAGACCTGAGTTTCTTTATTCCGATGAGATTTTTCAATCCAAGATTCCCGGAGTATTTTCCTTATCTACAAAACCGGAGTTCTCGCCTGAAAAATTAATATCTTATAATTATATCTGCCATTTTGTGATAGTTTCAAAAAACTTAATCTATCGAATGGGTGGAATTCGGGAAGGTTACGACGGAAGCCAGGATCATGAATTTGCGCTTCGCGCGTGTAGATATACGGATCGTATTAGAAGACTTCCATATTTTTTATACGTATGGCGTCTTCATGGAGAAAGTTTTTCAAGACAAAAGGCGAAAATCTGTGAAGAAAGTTCTAAAAGGGCTATCTTAGAATATTATAAAGACAGAAGAGAAGAAGTAGAAAAAATCGTTCCAGGATATTATCCGTTTACCTATCATCCAATTCGTAGGTTGAAATCAAACAAATTGATTTCGGTTGTTGTTCTTGATATAGAGGCTATACTGGGAAATGGATTTCAAGATATTTATGAAATGATTCGATTGACCCCTTCTGATTTTCACTTAGAAATTTTTCTAAGCGTTGGAAAGAATCAGACGAAATTTGAAATTCCTCGATCTGTTTTGAAAGAATTTCAAGGTCGAGTTCGATTTAAAATATTTGAATTTTCAAGCTCGGATCTTTACGCTAAAAATATCAATTCAATTGTTTCTGATGCACAAGGTTCTTACGTTTTATTTTGGAACCCTTGTTTTAAACCGAAGAACGAGAATTGGTTGTATGAGTTGCTGCAGCATGCGCAATCTTCGGGAATAGGCGCAGTTTGTCCGGTTATTTTCAATCAAAAAAATGAACTCATTTATTCTTCTTTGCTTCTTGGGAAAGGAGGATTCATTGGTATTGCGGGTAATGGGGTTACAGTAGCGGGAGCTAAAATTTGGTCTGGAGAATTTGTCGAGAAGAACGTTTCTGCAATTTCGCGTAATGTGTTCTTGGTATCTCGAAAGAATTGGGATTTATTAAATGGCCTTGATGAATCTTTTCAAAGCGACTATTGGGACGTGGATTTTTCTCTAAGGCTCCTTGAGGAAAATTTTAGGATTGTAAGTAACCCTTTCTCAAGTTTTGTCTCTTCTTATACACTTAAGAGATCTTTTCAGGAATATGATTCTAAATATAAAATTGGTAGATCGGATCGAAAATTGCTAATCAGAAAATGGGGAGGCTTATTGGAATCAGACAGATTTTATTCTCCTCATAGCGACTTATTAGGATCTGATATGTATCCTAGAAATTTTTTTCATAGTTTGCAGTATAAGATTTACAGAAGAAAATGGAGTCTAAACTGA